CACGACGTCGTGGACGTCGATGACCGCGCGGTCGATCCGGGCCTGCCGCGCGAGCAGCGTGTCGACGCCGAAGCCGTCGAGCACAGCGACCGGCACGCCACCGGCACCACGTCGGATGCGGATGGTCCGTGGGCTGATCGCCCCGTGGACGACGCCGGCGGCGTGCGCGGCGTCGAGCGCCAGCGCGAGGTCGCGCAGCAGCGCGACGGCGTCGTCGGGCGCGAGCCGGCCGATGTAGCGCACGTGGCGATCAAGGGTAACGCCGTCGACGAGCGCCGTCGCGACGTACGCCCGGTCGTCGTGGTCGCCCGCGTCGGCGATCGGGACCAGTGCGGGATGCGCGACCTTGACGGCGGCGCTGACGCTGCGGATGTACGCCGCGATCGCATCGGCGTCGGGACGGTCGGCGACGCACAACTCGTTGGTGACCCGCAGCGACAGCGGTCGCGACGTCCGACGTCTCTGCCCGTTGCGCACGGCCCGGTAGATCGAGGACACGGTATCGGTCGAGAGCAGCTGCTCCACGCGGTAGCCGGCGAAGCTCGCCCCCACCTCAGTCATCTCTGACGACCTGCCGCGTGAATGGTGCTCTGCCTCCTGCGACATGTCCCGACAGACTCGGAACGGCCTGACGCTTCACCCACCGGATCTTCGGGAGCAGGCGCCCGACGACCTGCCCGGGGTCAGGATACGGCTGCCCCTGCCGCCCTGACCAACAGATCACCGGTGGTGAACTTCTCATTACTAATGGATGTCTCTCTCGTGACCAGTGCGACGCTCGGGTACCCTGCGGCGGCCCAGTTCACGCACGATGGCCGTAGCCATCGAACGTATGTTCGGCTAGGCTTCGGCTCATGGGATGGGACAACCCTCCGGTGCCCTGGCGGGACCTCGTTGAGCAGCTCGGTGACGGCGGTCCACGGCACGGTGACGGGCGCCCCCGCAACGCGCCGCCCACCGCCGATGGCGGGGACAGCCCCGCGTGGTCGCGGCGACGGCTCCCCTACCAGCCCCCTGCGGCGACGCCCACCACCGCCACGGCCACGCTCTACGCCGAGCTCCACTGCCACTCGAACTTCAGCTTCCTCGACGGCGCTTCACACCCTGAGGAGCTTGCCGAGGAGGCCGCACGCCTCGGGCTGGCAGCCTGCGCGTTGACGGACCACAACGGGCTGTACGGCGTCGTCCGCTTCGCCGAGGCAGCGGGGGCGTTGGGGTTGCGGACCGTGTTCGGCGCCGAGCTGTCGATCGGCCAGAGCCGGCCGGGCAACGGCGTTGCCGACCCCGACGGCCGCCACCTGGTGCTCATCGCACGCGACCCCACGGGCTATGCGGCACTGTCACGCGCGATCGGCCTTGCCCAGCTGCGCGGGCGCAAGGGCCGCCCCGTCGTCGACCTCGAGGAGCTGGGCGTGCTGGCCGGCGATCACTGGCTGGTGCTCACCGGCTGCCGCAAGGGCGCCGTCCCGCAGGCACTGGTCGACAGCGGCCCCGATGCCGCCCGACGCGAGCTCGACCACCTGATCGGGATCTTCGGGCGGTGTCACGTCAAGGTCGAGCTGTGGGATCACGGCGACCCCCGCGACACCGCCCGCAACGACGCCATGGCCGACCTGGCCACCCGCTGTGGCGTCGAAGTGGTGGTGACCAACAACGTGCACTACGCCACCCCGCCACGGTGGCGCCTGGCGAGCGCCCAAGCCGCGATCCGCGCCAGGCGCAGCCTCGACGAGCTCGAGGGCTGGCTGCCACCGGCGGGGGCGGCGCACCTGCGCTCCGGTGACGAGCAGGCGGCGCGGTTCGCGCGCTACCCCGGCGCGGTCGAGTGCACGACCGCCCTGGCGGTCTCGTCGTCGTTCAACCTGCGGCTGGTGGCCCCGCGCCTGCCCGACTTCCCCGTGCCGGCTGGGCACACCGAGGCGACGTGGCTGCGGCAGCTGACCATGGAGGGCGCGCTGCGGCGCTACGGCCCACCCAACGGCGAGCGCGTGCCGGGTGCCTACCTGCAGATCGAGCGCGAACTGGCCACGATCACCGAGCTCGGCTTCCCCGGCTACTTCCTCATCGTGTGGGACATCGTCGAGTTCTGCCGGCGGGCCAACATCTACTGCCAGGGCCGCGGGTCCGCCGCGAACTCGGCGGTGTGCTACGCGCTGGGCATCACCAAGGCCGATCCCGTCGCGCTGGAGCTGCTGTTCGAGCGCTTCCTGTCACCGGCCCGCGACGGTCCCCCCGACATCGACCTGGACATCGAGAGCGGCAGGCGCGAGGAGGTCATCCAGTACGTCTACGACCGCTACGGCCGCCACCACGCCGCACAGGTCGCCAACGTCATCACCTACCGGCCGCGGTCGGCGGTCCGCGACGCCGGCAGGGCACTGGGCTTCTCTCCCGGACAGCTGGACCGCTGGGCGCGGCGGCTCGACGGCTGGGGCCCGCTGCGCGAGGTCGTCCCGCCCGCGAACGGAGCTGGCGGCGGACAGGGAACGGGGGCGAGGACGGCCCTGGCTGACCCTGACGCCGTCCCAGAGCCGGTCGTCGACCTGGCGGCACAGCTCGAGGGCTTCCCCCGCCATCTCGGCATCCACTCCGGCGGCATGGTGATCTGTGACCGGCCGGTGATCGACGTCTGTCCCGTCGAGTGGGCCACCATGCCCGACCGCAGCGTGCTGCAGTGGGACAAGGACGACTGTGCCGCCATCGGCCTGGTCAAGTTCGACCTGCTGGGGCTCGGCATGCTCGAGGTGCTCCACCGCACGGTCGACCTGGTCGCGGCACACCAGCAGACGGCGATCGACCTGGCCCAGATCCCCCAGGAGGACGCCGTCTACCGCATGCTGTCGCGGGCCGACTCGATCGGGATCTTCCAGGTCGAGAGCCGGGCGCAGATGGCGACCCTGCCGCGGCTGAAGCCCCGGAAGTTCTACGACCTGGTGGTCGAGGTCGCCCTGATCCGTCCCGGGCCGATCCAGGGCGGGTCGGTGCACCCGTTCATCCGCCGCCGCAACGAGCAGGAACCGGTCACCTACCTGCACCCGCTGCTCGCCAGGCCACTGCACAAGACCCTCGGCGTGCCGCTGTTCCAGGAGCAGATGATGGAGATCGCGGTCGAGGTTGCCGGGTTCACCGCCGCGGAGGCCGACGAGCTGCGTCAGGCCATGGGCGCCAAGCGCAGCCACCAGCGCATGGAGCGGCTGCGGGAGCGCTTCTACGCGGGCATGGCGACCCGCGGGATCACCGGGGAGATCGCGGACGCGATCTACGACAAGCTGCTGGCGTTCGCCAACTTCGGCTTCCCTGAGAGCCACTCGGTCAGCTTCGCATACCTCGTCTACGCCTCAGCGTGGCTCAAGCTGCACCATCCCGCGGCGTTCCTGGCCGCACTGCTCAACTCCCAGCCCATGGGGTTCTGGGCGGCGCAGACGCTGATCGCCGACGCCCAGCGCCACGGCGTGGTGGTGCGAGGCCCCGATGTGCACGCCAGCGCCGCACAGTCGACCCTCGAGCCTCTCGACCCCCCACTCCAACACCAAGCCGCCGACACGTCCCCACAGCACGACGGCACCGAACCTGGGGACGCGCCCCAACACCAAACCGCCGACACGTCCCCACAACACGACGGCACCGAACCTGGGGACGCGCCCCAACACCAAGCCGCCGACACGTCCCCACAACAGGACGGCACCGCGCGGATCCCCGCGGACCAGCTGGCCGAACGTGACCCGGCCGACCAACGCCTGGCGGTGCGCCTGGGACTGTCGCAGGTGCGCACCATCGGCGACGACCTGGCCGAGCGTCTCGCCGCCGGCGCCCCCTACGACGACCTCGAGGCGCTGGTGCGCCACGCCCGCCCGACGACCACCCAGGCCGAGGCGCTGGCCACCGCGGGGGCGCTGGCGCCGCTCGTGGCCGACCGGCGACGCGCATTGTGGGCCGCCGGCGCAGCCGCGCGCGCCAGCCCCGACCAGCTGGAGCGCACCACCACCGGCACCGCCGCGCCCGAGCTGGACCCGATGACCCTGTTCGACGAGGTCGGCGCCGACCTGTGGGCGACGGGGGTCACGACCCGCACGGCGCCGATGCAGTTCGTCCGCGACCGCCTGCGCGCGGCCCGGGTGCTGACCGCCGCCGACCTCGACACCGCCGAGCCCGACCGCACGGTGGCGGTCGGCGGTGTGGTCACGCATCGCCAGCGCCCCGCCACCGCCGGTGGCATCACCTTCGTGAACCTCGAGGACGAGACCGGACTGGTCAACGTGATCTGTCCGCACGCCGTCTGGACGCGGTACCGGACGGTCGCGCGGACGAGCCCCGCGCTGGTCGTCCACGGCCGCCTCGAACGCGCCGAGGGGGTCGTCAACGTGGTCGCCGCCCGCCTCGAACGCCTGGACCTGCACCTGGGCACCGCGCGGTCCCGGGACTTCCGCTGACCACCGGCACCTGCGAACGCAGCGCACACCGCGAACGGCAGTCGCGAGCCGGTCGCCGTCTAGGCTGGGCAGCTGTGCTGACGCAACCGCTGTCGTTCGACGCCCTCCAGGCGACCCTGACCGAACGGGTCACGTCTCACCTGTCACCACACGGGACGCTCGTCGTGCTGCCATCACTGAGCTTCCCGGCCGCCGAGCTGGCGAAGATCACCGCGATCGAGCGCTACGAGGAACGCCTGCTGCATCTGCTGCTGCGCCTGCGCGAGCCGACGTCGCGCGTCGTCTACGTCACCTCGCTGCCGATCAATCACGAGATCATCGACTACTACCTGCACTTCCTGCCCGACCCCGACGACGCGCGACAGCGGCTGACGCTGATCCACCTCGGGCACTTCTCCGGTCAGGGTCTGGCCGGCGAGCTCGCCGACGACCCCGACGCGCTCACGCGGGTGCGAGACGCACTGGCCGGCCACGACGACCGCGCGGTGATCCTGCCGTTCAACGTCACGGCCGCGGAGCGCCGCGTGGCGGTCGCGCTGGGCGTGCCGCTGTACGCCGTCCATCCGGACCTGGTGTCTCTGGGCTCCAAGAGCGGGTCACGGCGCGCGGCACGCGCGGTCGGCGTCCCGGTCCTGCCGGGGGTGGAGGACCTGTGGTCGACGCGCGAGATCAGCGAGGCCGTCGACCACCTGCGCCGGGAGCGGCCCGACGTCCACGCGGTCGTCGTGAAGCTGAACAACGGCTTCTCCGGTCAGGGCAACGCGATGGTCATGTGGGACCACGTCTGGGCCGACCTCGCGGACCGCGAGACCGTGTTCTGTGCCGCCGACGAGACCTGGGCGTCGTTCACCGCCAAGATCGAGCGCGAAGGAGCGATCGTCGAGCAGCTCGTGACGCAGCGGACCGCATCGCCGAGTGCGCAGGCGTGGATCACGCCGGCGAAGCGCCTCGAGATCGTCTCGACCCACGACCAGCTCCTGGGCGGCCCTGGTGGCCAGGTCTACCTGGGTTGCCGGTACCCGGCCAACCCGGCCTACCGCTCCGAGATCATCGCGCACACGACCGCCGTCGGCCGGTACCTGGCCGACGCAGGCGTGGTCGGTCCATTCGCCCTCGACTTCACGGTGGTGGACGGGGTCGAGCCCCGCGTCTGCCTGTCGGAGATCAACCTGCGCCTCGGTGGCACGACCCACCCGTTCGGCATGGCCTGCCTGGCGATGGGCGCCGGTGTGGATCCCGCCGCCGACGGGCTGCACACGGAGCACGGCACGCGGGTCTACGTGGCAAGTGACAACCTCAAGGACCCAAGGCTGATCGGGACCTCACCCGCGGGGGTCATCGCGCAGGTTCGTGACGCCGGACTGACGTTCGACCACACGACCCACTGCGGCGTCACGCTGCACATGCTGGGAGCGCTCGAAGACTACGGGAAGCTGGGTGCCGTCGCCATCGCACGGTCCCACGACGAGGCTGCCGCGCTGTTCTCCGAGCTGAGCGCTCTGCTGGGGTGAGCCGCGGCCCCGGGCAGACCCGTCAGTGGGCGCGGTCGGTGAGCGCACGGTAGAACGCCCGCGGGTTGTGGATCCACTTGAAGACGTGGATCGGATCCCCGGTCGGCGCCTTGGTCAGCACCGTGCCGTAGTTGAGCTGTCGACCGAGTGGGTCCTGTCGGAACACGATGCCCTGCCGGAACACCGGCTTGATCGCCGCCCGCTTGATGATCATCGACTCGTACTCGAACACCCGTCGGTTCGTCGCGACGAGCACCGTGCGGGACCACCGCAGCACCCGCAGGACCAGCCAACCGACCGCGCCGAGCACGACCCACACGAACAGGTCGACCATCGCTCCGGCGCCAGTGAGGGTGACCATGAACCCGGCGAGCAGGAAGACCGCGAACGCGATCAGCGCCGGGCCCACCAGCACCACCGGGTGCCTGCGGTCGATGTAGTGGACCTCCTCGCCACGCAGCAGGTACCCGGACACGTTGGGCAGTGGGAAGATCGACGCGCGCGGGCGCAGCGTCGCGAGCTCCGTGTCGCGCTCGCTCACGGTCGCTGTCCGGTACGTGCGCCGCCGGCCGTCTTCTACCCTCGTCGGCTGGCGGACTGGTACGGATGTCGCACGAGCTCGGTTCCTTGCTGCCGGCTGCGGCCCCGCGCTGGGGACGATGTCGACGCAACGACGGTCTTGCGGTACTACGCAGGCACTACTCATCGAGCAACCGCATCGTAGCGGCCCCTCGGTCGACAGCGAAGGACCCCACCCGCCCGAGCAGACGTCTGCCTCAGTCGTCGGGCGAGTCCCAGTCTGTCACGTCGCGGCCGGCCTCACGGGCCAGGATGTCGAGCGCCGCGGTGGCACCGGCGCCGGCGGAGATGACCGCCTGGCTGCGGGTCGGGCGGGCGACGCGTCCGACGGCGTAGAGCCCATCGACGCTCGTGGCGTACTCGGTGTCGACGACGACCCGTCCGTCAGCACGCTCGGCTCCCGCGGCCTCGCCGAGGCGCTGGGCGGACTTGCCGCCCGCCAGGACCACGTAGTCGCTGCGGTCGGGCTCGTCGTCCTCGACCGTCACCGCGAAGCCGTCGTCGTCGGCGTCGATTCCAGTGACCGCGCGGCTGACGATCTCGGCGCCCGCGTCGACGACCTGGGCGCGTGCCAGCTCCTGGAAGTCGCTGCCGCGGATCTCATCGATGCCCAGGTAGTTGTGGAGCAGGGCGTAGTGCATCGCCGTCTCGTCCTGTGCGTAGACGACCACGTCGTGGTCACCGCGCGCCAGGAACAGTGCGGCGCTGAGCCCTGCCGGGCCGTCTCCGACCACGATCACCCGTGCCATCTGCTTGTCCTCCCCGCTCGCCCGATGTGATCCGTCATACCGTAGAGCCTGCTGCCGGTGCGAGCGCACCTATTCCCCACCCACGGCGGGCGGCGCGTGCACCACACCGAGGGCCGTCGTTCCCGGCCGGACGCCGCGGTCCATCTGCGCCCGGCGTCACTGTGGATCGCCCGACGAGCGACATCGACATCGTGGCCCGGACGAGGCATCGCACCTGCGCCCGGTCCTCCCGCAGATCGTCAGCGCGCTGGGGCGCACAGTGGACGACGAGCGGGCTCACCTGCGCCCGGTCCTCCCGCAGATCGTCAGCACGCTGGGGCGCACGGTGGACGACGAGCGGGCTCGAGCAGGCCGTGGCCGGGCACGACGCCGCAACGATCCATGCTGGTGGCGGCATCGCGCTGCCGCAGCTGACCATGTGGACCTGCCACGCTCGAGGACGCGCGGCGGCCGCGGCTGGCCACCGCCCGCCACATCGAGCCGGCCTGGCGTGGCGGCGCCTCG
The sequence above is a segment of the Euzebyales bacterium genome. Coding sequences within it:
- a CDS encoding FAD-dependent oxidoreductase, with amino-acid sequence MARVIVVGDGPAGLSAALFLARGDHDVVVYAQDETAMHYALLHNYLGIDEIRGSDFQELARAQVVDAGAEIVSRAVTGIDADDDGFAVTVEDDEPDRSDYVVLAGGKSAQRLGEAAGAERADGRVVVDTEYATSVDGLYAVGRVARPTRSQAVISAGAGATAALDILAREAGRDVTDWDSPDD
- a CDS encoding error-prone DNA polymerase, translated to MGWDNPPVPWRDLVEQLGDGGPRHGDGRPRNAPPTADGGDSPAWSRRRLPYQPPAATPTTATATLYAELHCHSNFSFLDGASHPEELAEEAARLGLAACALTDHNGLYGVVRFAEAAGALGLRTVFGAELSIGQSRPGNGVADPDGRHLVLIARDPTGYAALSRAIGLAQLRGRKGRPVVDLEELGVLAGDHWLVLTGCRKGAVPQALVDSGPDAARRELDHLIGIFGRCHVKVELWDHGDPRDTARNDAMADLATRCGVEVVVTNNVHYATPPRWRLASAQAAIRARRSLDELEGWLPPAGAAHLRSGDEQAARFARYPGAVECTTALAVSSSFNLRLVAPRLPDFPVPAGHTEATWLRQLTMEGALRRYGPPNGERVPGAYLQIERELATITELGFPGYFLIVWDIVEFCRRANIYCQGRGSAANSAVCYALGITKADPVALELLFERFLSPARDGPPDIDLDIESGRREEVIQYVYDRYGRHHAAQVANVITYRPRSAVRDAGRALGFSPGQLDRWARRLDGWGPLREVVPPANGAGGGQGTGARTALADPDAVPEPVVDLAAQLEGFPRHLGIHSGGMVICDRPVIDVCPVEWATMPDRSVLQWDKDDCAAIGLVKFDLLGLGMLEVLHRTVDLVAAHQQTAIDLAQIPQEDAVYRMLSRADSIGIFQVESRAQMATLPRLKPRKFYDLVVEVALIRPGPIQGGSVHPFIRRRNEQEPVTYLHPLLARPLHKTLGVPLFQEQMMEIAVEVAGFTAAEADELRQAMGAKRSHQRMERLRERFYAGMATRGITGEIADAIYDKLLAFANFGFPESHSVSFAYLVYASAWLKLHHPAAFLAALLNSQPMGFWAAQTLIADAQRHGVVVRGPDVHASAAQSTLEPLDPPLQHQAADTSPQHDGTEPGDAPQHQTADTSPQHDGTEPGDAPQHQAADTSPQQDGTARIPADQLAERDPADQRLAVRLGLSQVRTIGDDLAERLAAGAPYDDLEALVRHARPTTTQAEALATAGALAPLVADRRRALWAAGAAARASPDQLERTTTGTAAPELDPMTLFDEVGADLWATGVTTRTAPMQFVRDRLRAARVLTAADLDTAEPDRTVAVGGVVTHRQRPATAGGITFVNLEDETGLVNVICPHAVWTRYRTVARTSPALVVHGRLERAEGVVNVVAARLERLDLHLGTARSRDFR
- a CDS encoding peptide ligase PGM1-related protein, encoding MLTQPLSFDALQATLTERVTSHLSPHGTLVVLPSLSFPAAELAKITAIERYEERLLHLLLRLREPTSRVVYVTSLPINHEIIDYYLHFLPDPDDARQRLTLIHLGHFSGQGLAGELADDPDALTRVRDALAGHDDRAVILPFNVTAAERRVAVALGVPLYAVHPDLVSLGSKSGSRRAARAVGVPVLPGVEDLWSTREISEAVDHLRRERPDVHAVVVKLNNGFSGQGNAMVMWDHVWADLADRETVFCAADETWASFTAKIEREGAIVEQLVTQRTASPSAQAWITPAKRLEIVSTHDQLLGGPGGQVYLGCRYPANPAYRSEIIAHTTAVGRYLADAGVVGPFALDFTVVDGVEPRVCLSEINLRLGGTTHPFGMACLAMGAGVDPAADGLHTEHGTRVYVASDNLKDPRLIGTSPAGVIAQVRDAGLTFDHTTHCGVTLHMLGALEDYGKLGAVAIARSHDEAAALFSELSALLG